The Prochlorococcus marinus str. MIT 9301 genome window below encodes:
- the pds gene encoding 15-cis-phytoene desaturase: MRVVIAGAGLAGLSCAKYLVDNGHIPIVLEARDVLGGKVAAWKDEDGDWYETGLHIFFGAYPNMLQLFKELDIEDRLQWKSHSMIFNQPSEPGTYSRFDFPDIPAPVNGVSAILSNNDMLSWNEKILFGLGLVPAMLRGQKYLDKCDTKSWTDWLKEHNIPERVNDEVFIAMSKALNFIGPDEISSTVLLTALNRFLQEKNGSKMAFLDGAPPERLCQPMVDYITARGGEVHMNSPLREINLNEDSTVKSFTIASLDKNEKKELTADAYVSAMPVDLFKLMIPKQWKGLDAFSKLDGLNGVPVINIHLWFDKKLTDIDHLLFSRSPLLSVYADMSITCKEYEDPNRSMLELVFAPAKDWINRSDQDIVDATMEELKKLFPTHFMGDDKTNLRKYKVVKTPRSVYKAVPGCQEFRPSQKSPIKNFFLAGDYTMQKYLASMEGAVLSGKLCAESINKEYSKTPQNVSS, from the coding sequence ATGCGTGTTGTAATTGCTGGTGCTGGTTTAGCGGGTTTATCTTGCGCTAAATACTTGGTCGATAATGGACACATTCCTATTGTACTTGAAGCCAGAGACGTTTTAGGTGGGAAAGTTGCCGCATGGAAAGACGAAGATGGAGATTGGTATGAAACTGGGTTACATATATTTTTTGGAGCCTACCCAAATATGCTGCAACTTTTTAAGGAATTAGATATTGAAGACAGGCTCCAATGGAAAAGTCATTCAATGATTTTTAATCAGCCATCAGAGCCTGGAACTTACAGTAGATTCGACTTTCCCGATATACCTGCTCCAGTTAACGGTGTATCAGCAATACTAAGCAATAATGATATGCTTTCATGGAATGAAAAGATTCTATTTGGATTAGGTTTAGTCCCTGCAATGTTGAGAGGCCAAAAATACTTAGATAAGTGTGATACAAAATCATGGACAGATTGGCTAAAAGAGCACAATATACCGGAAAGAGTTAATGATGAAGTATTTATAGCGATGAGTAAAGCTCTTAATTTCATTGGACCGGATGAAATATCATCTACAGTTTTATTAACAGCATTAAATAGATTTCTACAAGAAAAAAATGGTTCTAAAATGGCATTCCTTGACGGAGCTCCTCCAGAAAGACTATGCCAGCCAATGGTTGATTATATTACCGCTCGTGGTGGTGAAGTTCACATGAATAGTCCATTAAGGGAAATCAATCTTAATGAGGACAGCACTGTTAAAAGTTTTACTATTGCCTCTTTAGATAAAAACGAAAAGAAAGAGCTTACGGCTGATGCTTATGTAAGTGCAATGCCTGTAGATCTCTTTAAATTAATGATCCCAAAACAATGGAAAGGGTTAGATGCTTTTTCTAAATTAGATGGTTTAAATGGCGTGCCAGTCATTAATATCCATTTATGGTTTGACAAAAAATTAACAGATATTGATCATTTATTATTCAGCAGATCACCTCTCCTCAGTGTTTATGCAGATATGAGTATCACCTGCAAAGAATATGAAGATCCAAATAGATCAATGCTTGAATTGGTTTTTGCACCAGCAAAAGATTGGATAAATAGGAGTGATCAGGATATTGTTGACGCAACTATGGAGGAACTCAAAAAATTATTCCCAACTCATTTCATGGGAGACGATAAAACAAACTTACGCAAATATAAAGTAGTCAAAACTCCAAGATCTGTTTATAAAGCAGTTCCTGGATGCCAAGAGTTCAGACCTAGTCAAAAATCTCCTATAAAAAACTTCTTTTTAGCAGGTGACTATACTATGCAAAAATATTTAGCATCAATGGAAGGAGCTGTTTTAAGTGGTAAATTATGCGCGGAATCAATCAATAAGGAGTATTCCAAAACTCCTCAAAATGTTTCTTCATGA
- a CDS encoding RNA recognition motif domain-containing protein → MSIRIYVGNLPQGFNPKEFDTLLKSVSDSIRFKAVLDKETKECRGFGFATTNNEDNANLLIQKLNGFEFNGSKLRVELSEKKDSASNKRNGGKLNKNKKRKDFKKIVHSDAPNLEAPDPRWAGELSKLKDLLANQKTPA, encoded by the coding sequence ATGAGCATTCGCATTTACGTTGGCAACTTACCACAAGGATTTAATCCAAAAGAATTTGATACACTTTTAAAGTCAGTTTCTGATTCGATCAGATTTAAAGCAGTTCTAGATAAGGAAACTAAGGAATGCAGAGGTTTTGGTTTTGCGACAACTAATAATGAAGATAATGCTAATTTATTAATTCAAAAGTTAAATGGTTTTGAATTTAATGGTTCTAAATTAAGAGTAGAGCTATCAGAAAAGAAAGATTCTGCTTCAAATAAAAGAAATGGTGGAAAATTAAATAAGAATAAGAAGAGGAAAGACTTTAAGAAAATTGTTCACAGTGATGCCCCTAACTTAGAAGCTCCTGATCCAAGATGGGCTGGAGAACTATCTAAATTAAAAGATTTGTTAGCTAATCAGAAGACTCCTGCTTAG
- a CDS encoding phytoene synthase yields the protein MKNSISQLDQAYEICRKETQKWAKTFYLGTLLLPVEKRKAIWAIYVWCRRTDEIMDSLEASTKSQDELTENLNAWEENTRNVFKGNIKSELDAVLLDTIEKYPQSIQPYLDMIDGQRMDLNKFRYKDFDELKLYCYRVAGTVGLMTQNVMGIDSAYTSAPWSAKPDPSEAAIALGIANQLTNILRDVGEDRQRGRIYLPQEDIEKFNYSEEKLLKGEINKQWKALMNFQLTRARDWFQKSEDGIKWLSSDARWPVWTSLRLYRGILDSIERLDYDVFNNRAFVKNSVKAFEIPISFLISRIK from the coding sequence TTGAAAAATTCAATTTCTCAACTAGATCAAGCATACGAGATATGCCGAAAAGAAACCCAAAAGTGGGCTAAAACCTTTTACTTGGGAACGCTTCTGCTACCTGTAGAGAAAAGAAAAGCTATTTGGGCTATTTATGTTTGGTGTAGAAGAACAGATGAAATAATGGATAGCTTAGAAGCTTCAACTAAATCGCAAGATGAACTTACAGAAAATTTAAATGCATGGGAAGAAAATACAAGGAATGTTTTTAAAGGCAACATTAAATCGGAATTAGATGCCGTTCTACTAGACACCATAGAAAAATATCCACAAAGTATTCAACCTTATCTAGACATGATAGATGGCCAGAGAATGGATCTTAATAAATTCAGATACAAAGATTTTGATGAATTAAAACTCTATTGTTACAGAGTCGCAGGGACAGTTGGTTTGATGACTCAGAATGTCATGGGGATTGATAGCGCTTATACATCAGCCCCATGGAGTGCCAAACCTGACCCCTCAGAAGCCGCTATAGCTTTAGGTATAGCTAATCAATTAACAAATATATTAAGAGATGTCGGCGAAGATAGGCAAAGAGGTAGAATTTATCTCCCTCAAGAAGATATTGAAAAATTTAATTATTCTGAAGAAAAACTTTTAAAAGGTGAAATAAACAAACAATGGAAAGCACTTATGAACTTTCAATTAACTAGAGCTCGCGATTGGTTCCAGAAATCTGAAGATGGAATCAAATGGTTATCTTCCGATGCAAGATGGCCTGTTTGGACATCCTTACGTCTTTACAGAGGAATATTAGATTCTATAGAAAGGCTAGACTATGATGTCTTTAATAATAGAGCTTTCGTAAAAAATTCAGTAAAAGCTTTTGAAATTCCAATATCGTTTTTAATTTCTCGAATTAAATGA
- a CDS encoding lysophospholipid acyltransferase family protein has product MKNDVFQKLIYQLVSKLLVFPIYKFVFRGCLIGRENIPQKDSFIVVSNHGSLLDPPLLGHALGRNISFMAKAELFKVPFLGFIIKACGAYPVKRGIADKNTIKTACKKLSNDNCIGIFIDGTRQKNGRVNKPKQGAALLAFKNQKLLLPVAIVNSHRVMRFKFCIPLFSKIVIKVGKPFQPPQSSSRDDLNSLTKRLQDEINYLIG; this is encoded by the coding sequence ATGAAAAATGATGTTTTTCAAAAATTAATCTATCAATTAGTAAGCAAACTTTTAGTATTTCCAATTTATAAATTTGTATTTAGAGGTTGTTTGATAGGTAGAGAAAATATTCCGCAAAAAGATTCTTTTATAGTTGTTTCTAATCATGGTTCTTTGCTTGACCCTCCTTTGTTAGGACATGCACTTGGACGTAATATATCTTTTATGGCTAAGGCAGAACTTTTTAAAGTGCCTTTTCTTGGCTTTATTATCAAGGCTTGTGGAGCATATCCTGTAAAAAGAGGAATTGCGGATAAAAATACAATTAAAACAGCATGTAAAAAATTATCAAATGATAATTGTATTGGAATTTTTATTGATGGTACTCGTCAAAAAAATGGTCGAGTGAATAAGCCCAAACAAGGTGCAGCATTATTAGCTTTTAAAAATCAAAAATTATTATTGCCTGTTGCAATAGTTAATTCTCATAGGGTAATGAGATTTAAATTCTGTATTCCTTTATTTTCAAAAATAGTTATTAAAGTTGGAAAACCTTTTCAACCTCCACAAAGTTCATCAAGAGATGATCTAAATTCTTTAACAAAGCGCCTTCAAGATGAAATTAATTATTTGATTGGATGA
- the fabD gene encoding ACP S-malonyltransferase — MTVAWVFPGQGSQKIGMAKQIENLPNTKERFNYASEIFERNLFEICELNTEPTNPLIDLNNTRNTQICLFLVESILLDALKKKGFKPTYVAGHSLGEITALYCADVFSFEDCVSLIKERSQLMVNSGEGSMAAVIGFDRNQLDLLVQKIDDIVIANDNSSSQVVLSGSAEALDDLSREISCKRFLKLNVSGAFHSPFMNEPSSKFSEYLKQIKFNNPSFPVISNYEPSLCSDPNELKIRLEKQMCNGVRWRETMDLMAKDTDLHIVEIGPSNVLSGLGKRHLKDVKISQVSSSDQISY; from the coding sequence ATGACAGTTGCATGGGTATTCCCTGGACAGGGTTCGCAAAAAATTGGAATGGCAAAACAAATTGAAAATTTGCCAAATACAAAAGAGAGGTTTAATTATGCATCTGAGATATTTGAGAGAAATTTATTTGAAATTTGTGAGTTAAATACTGAACCAACAAATCCTCTTATCGATTTAAATAACACAAGAAATACACAAATATGTCTTTTTTTGGTTGAATCAATTTTATTAGATGCCTTAAAAAAGAAAGGTTTTAAGCCAACTTATGTTGCTGGACATAGTCTAGGAGAAATCACTGCACTATATTGTGCGGATGTTTTTTCATTCGAAGATTGTGTTTCTCTAATAAAAGAAAGGTCTCAATTAATGGTAAATTCTGGGGAAGGATCTATGGCAGCAGTAATTGGTTTTGATAGAAATCAACTTGATCTATTAGTACAAAAAATTGATGATATTGTGATTGCTAATGATAATAGTTCTTCCCAAGTTGTCTTATCCGGATCTGCTGAAGCATTAGATGATTTATCGAGAGAAATTTCTTGTAAAAGATTCTTGAAATTAAATGTTTCAGGTGCATTTCATTCCCCATTTATGAATGAACCTTCATCAAAATTTTCTGAATATTTAAAACAGATTAAATTCAATAATCCCTCTTTCCCAGTCATAAGCAATTACGAACCTTCACTTTGTAGTGATCCCAACGAGCTTAAAATTAGATTAGAAAAGCAAATGTGTAATGGTGTGAGGTGGCGAGAAACTATGGATTTAATGGCAAAAGATACTGATCTTCATATTGTTGAAATAGGCCCTTCTAATGTACTAAGCGGTTTAGGAAAAAGACATCTTAAAGATGTAAAAATTTCTCAAGTTTCATCTTCTGATCAAATATCATATTAA
- a CDS encoding Ycf34 family protein, translating into MCICINCKWVDRCITYHDVENNHGVDHICDLPDFKAKKPFIHVSIVKDNNGDYKTDWDVQSCESFKNEFGKWSKCNPGMELPV; encoded by the coding sequence ATGTGCATTTGCATCAACTGTAAATGGGTTGATAGATGTATTACATATCATGATGTTGAAAATAATCATGGTGTTGATCACATTTGTGATCTACCTGATTTTAAAGCAAAAAAACCATTCATTCATGTCAGTATAGTTAAAGATAATAATGGTGATTATAAAACTGATTGGGATGTCCAATCTTGTGAAAGTTTTAAAAATGAATTTGGGAAATGGTCTAAATGTAACCCTGGCATGGAATTACCTGTTTAA
- a CDS encoding CCA tRNA nucleotidyltransferase has translation MKNSVLTDHTLIIDELEKSIKFHNLNFILGFLPKGSYLVGGYIRDIILGRKTEKLDVDIVVPLKAIEIGKKIAENIESKFIVLDEKREVVRIFLNNIDIDIANQVSSTIEGDLFSRDFSINSIAFLLDKKCLLDPLNGLKDLEISLLRSHSEKNLLNDPLRILRCFRFVSELNFKIDLNLITFIKKNKVKLYIAAKERINYEIQKIVNGANALEAVLLIKKLNIFGIDNLFEDSFFLDLEKINYAELNQEEKEKFLPSFFIAQILDVVSLEKLKFSKAEISKTKLLRKWHFLLEKKNISQLTEAERFALHKELEMFLPLFIFYLPQNSRLDWLHRWRDNNDKLFHPSNLLNGDVIKKNLKIKDGPILGELLQYLSKELAYKRLNNFDEAIYKAKRWIEQNAPKCD, from the coding sequence ATGAAAAATAGCGTTCTCACAGATCATACACTAATTATTGATGAATTAGAAAAAAGTATAAAATTTCATAATTTGAATTTTATATTAGGTTTTTTACCTAAAGGATCATATTTGGTTGGCGGTTACATAAGGGATATTATTTTAGGAAGAAAAACTGAAAAGCTAGATGTTGATATTGTGGTACCTTTAAAAGCAATTGAAATTGGGAAAAAGATTGCAGAAAATATTGAATCAAAATTTATAGTTTTAGATGAAAAAAGAGAAGTAGTAAGAATTTTTCTTAATAATATTGATATTGATATTGCTAATCAAGTTTCATCTACGATAGAAGGAGATTTGTTTTCTAGAGACTTTTCGATTAATTCAATTGCTTTTTTATTAGATAAGAAATGTTTGTTAGATCCATTAAATGGTCTTAAAGATCTAGAGATTTCTTTGCTTAGAAGTCATTCTGAAAAAAATTTACTGAATGATCCTTTGCGAATATTAAGATGTTTTCGATTTGTTTCGGAATTGAATTTTAAAATTGATCTTAATTTAATTACTTTTATAAAAAAAAATAAAGTGAAATTATATATTGCTGCTAAAGAGAGAATTAATTATGAAATACAGAAAATAGTTAATGGAGCGAATGCTCTTGAGGCAGTATTGCTGATAAAAAAATTAAATATATTTGGTATTGATAATTTATTTGAAGATTCTTTTTTTTTGGATTTAGAGAAAATTAATTATGCAGAACTTAATCAGGAAGAAAAAGAAAAATTTTTACCATCATTTTTTATTGCTCAAATTTTAGATGTTGTATCTCTAGAGAAACTTAAATTTAGTAAAGCTGAAATTTCAAAAACTAAGTTATTACGAAAATGGCATTTTTTGTTGGAGAAAAAAAATATCTCTCAATTAACTGAAGCAGAAAGATTTGCATTACATAAAGAATTAGAGATGTTTCTTCCATTATTTATTTTTTATTTACCTCAAAACTCTCGATTAGATTGGCTTCATAGATGGCGTGACAACAATGATAAATTATTCCATCCTTCAAACTTACTTAATGGTGATGTAATTAAAAAAAATTTAAAAATAAAGGATGGGCCTATCTTAGGAGAGCTTTTACAGTATCTTTCGAAAGAACTTGCGTATAAAAGATTGAATAATTTTGATGAAGCTATTTATAAAGCAAAGCGATGGATTGAACAAAATGCGCCAAAATGTGATTAA
- the ndhM gene encoding NAD(P)H-quinone oxidoreductase subunit M, whose translation MEKMLLKSTTRHVRIFTAEVVDEELKFHPNKLTLDLDPDNEFIWNEDSLNKINEKFNGLIKERAGKDLDDYELRKIGSEIEGLIKFLLQNGQLSYNPDCRVMNYSMGLPMTNEVL comes from the coding sequence ATGGAAAAAATGCTTTTAAAATCGACTACCAGGCATGTAAGAATTTTTACTGCCGAAGTGGTAGATGAAGAATTAAAGTTTCATCCTAATAAACTAACTCTTGATTTAGACCCCGATAACGAATTCATTTGGAACGAAGATTCTCTAAACAAAATAAATGAAAAATTCAATGGATTAATAAAAGAGAGAGCAGGAAAGGATTTAGATGATTATGAACTTCGAAAAATAGGATCAGAAATTGAAGGTTTGATTAAATTTTTGCTTCAAAATGGTCAGCTTAGCTATAACCCTGATTGTAGAGTAATGAATTATTCAATGGGTTTACCAATGACAAATGAAGTGCTGTGA